From the Emys orbicularis isolate rEmyOrb1 chromosome 19, rEmyOrb1.hap1, whole genome shotgun sequence genome, the window GGTTTTTAGGTCTGTGGGGCGCAGTGTATGTGTGGGGCACAGGAGGGTGTATGGGGTACAGGGGGttaggtgtgtggggtgcagtgtatgtgtggggggacaGGGGGTGTAGGGGATACGGGGGCACAGGGGGTAGGTGTGTGAGGCGCAGTGTAtgtgtggggcacaggggggtgTAGGGGATACAGGGGGCACAGGGGGTAGGTGTGTGAGGCGCAGTGTAtgtgtggggcacaggggggtgTAGGGGATACAGGGTTTTTAGGTCTGTGGGGCGCAGTGTATGTGTGGGGCACAGGAGGGTGTATGGGGTACAGGGGGttaggtgtgtggggtgcagtgtatgtgtgggggACAGGGGGTGTAGGGGATACGGGGGCACAGGGgtaggtgtgtggggtgcagtgtatgtgtggggcacaggggggtgTAGGGGATACAGGGGGCACAGGGGAAAGGTGTGTGGGGCGCAGTGTATGTGTGTGGCacaggggggtgtatggggtaCAGGGGGTTAGGTGTGTGGGGCGCAGTGTATGTGTGGGGGACAGGGGGTGTAGGGGATACGGGGGCACAGGGgtaggtgtgtggggtgcagtgtATGTGTGGGGCACAGGGGGTTGTAGGGGATACAGGGGGCACAGGGGATAGGTGTGTGGGGCGCAGTGTATGTGTGTGGCacaggggggtgtatggggtaCAGGGGGTTAGGTGTGTGGGGCGCAGTGTATGTGTGGGGGACAGGGGGTGTAGGGGATACGGGGGCACAGGGGGttaggtgtgtggggtgcagtgtatgtgtgggggACAGGGGGTGTAGGGGATACAGGGGgtaggtgtgtggggtgcagtgtATCGGGGGCACAGGGGGGGCGGTGTGTGTGAGGGTCATGGGGATacatggggggtggggcacaggccGGTCAGCCCCGCCCCCTTGAGCTACCGGAAGCGCCCGGACCCTTTAGAGGGCGGGACCGGCCGGAAGTGTCCGGCGCGCTGAGGCTGCTGCACGGGCTGGGCCGGAAGTGCCGTGTCCACgtggggaggcggcggcggcggcggcggcggcggcatgGGGCGCGAGGGCAAGGTGCGGGGGGTCTGggcccgtgggggggaggggagcacgggggggtcccagggggtgtggagggaggggagatggggggtcGTGGAcgtggggggtcccagggggtgtggggggagggtagatgGGGGGTGCTGGacgtgggggggcagggtgtggggggaggggaggtgggggtcccagggggtgtgtgggggagggtagatggggggggctggatggggggggcagggtgtgggggaggggaggtgggggcccaggggagtgtggggggagcacGGGGGGCCAcggtgtgggggggagatgggggtcccagggggtgtggggggagggtagatgGGGGTGCTGGacgtgggggggcagggtgtgtggggaggggaggtggggggtcccagggggtgtggggggagggtagatgggggggggctggatggggggggcagggtgtgggggaggggaggtgggggtccCAGGGCGGTGTGTTGGTGGGGGGAACATGGGGGGTGCTGGACGTGGGGGGCCCTGCTgactgcctgccccctcccccacagaccaaGAACCAGAAGCGGGCccgggcagccgcccagcagCGGGCCCAGGAGCAGTTCGCCTCCGTCCCTCACTCCTTCGTCTTCCACCGCAGGCGCGTGGGCCGGAGCTTGCAGCAGCTCGTCCTGGACGTGCGGCGGGTGATGGAGCCGTTCACAGCCAGCACCCTGCAGGTGAGCCCCCGCGGCCGGCCGCCCCACGCCCAGCGGTCCCGTCCCCCGCGGCCGGCCGCCCCACGCCCAGCGGTCCCGTCCCCCGCGGCCGGCCGCCCCACGCCCAGCGGTCCCGTCCCCCGCGGCCGGCCGCCCCACGCCCAGCGGTCCCGTCCCCCGCGGCCGGCCGCCCCACGCCCAGCGGTCCCGTCCCCCGCGGCCGGCCGCCCCACGCCCAGCGGTCCCGTCCCCCGCGGCCGGCCGCCCCACGCCCAGCGGTCCCGTCCCCCGCGGCCGGCCGCCCCACGCCCAGCGGTCCCGGCCCCTGCTGCTGGGTGCTGCGAAACCTGCGGGTCCATGGAGGCCGGGCTTTGAATTCAGCGTCGCgcgggcaggactcctgggttctgtcccggcACCAGGAGGGCCACGGGGTCTAGTGAGTtagagagggggtggggtgggagccaggacgccggggttctctcctggctctgggcggGGAGCACAGTCTCTGGGAACACCCCTTTTCAGGCCACAGGCGCCGGGATGAGCGTGGCGGGTAGCGTGACACTTGCTGTGTTCCAGGTGCGGAAGAAGAACTCGCTGAAGGATTTTGTGGCGGTGGCGGGGCCCCTGGGCGTGACGCACTTCCTGGTCTTCACCAAATCCCCCACCAACGTCAACTTCGTAAGTGGTACGGTAGGGGCTGGGGGGATTTGGGAGagcctgtggggctgggggggggaaatactcAGTCCCCCGGCTCCATGCCTGGTCAGGCTAGAACAGCTCCCTGGGTTCAGGAAGGGGCAGGCCTCTCCCCATGGCTGGGAGGAGTCTTGCTGGGGCCTTTGCTGATTGCTTGAGCCTTTGTTCCTGCCACCATCTTCCCCTACAGCCTGGTCCGGAGCACAGGGCCGGCGCTGTCCGGCATTGCCCtgagctggggtgcagggaggcATGTGCCTGGCTGGGTGCCCCCCTTTCTAGTCCCAGTGACGTTCCTTCCCCTGGGGTCTCCTAGGGGCTCCGTCCCGGATGCAGCTGATGAAGCAAATGTTACTGAGCTTGCTCTGTGATTTCAGTTCCAAAGTAAACGCACTGATGCATCCGCCCCGCTGGGCAGAGCGAGAGGCGCAGACCCGGGCAGCCTGCTCGGCACTGCGCCTGGCACTGCCCTGGTGGGCGGGTGCTGTGGTGCTGACCTTACCCTGactcctgtgtctgtctgtctctcccgcAGAAACTCGTCCGTCTCCCGGGAGGCCCAACACTGACCTTCAAAGTCACACAGGTGGGTGCTGGGCCcgttgggctgggctgggggtccggagctgcccccacccctgttaGTTTGGGATTAGCACGGGCCAGTTATTCCTGCATCCTTAACTCCCGGGCCAACTAAACGTGTGTGGGTTGTGGGTGTCCAGGTCTGTCCCTGGCCACAGAGGTCTGAGCTGGGCCTGTGTaactctgcggggggggggggggggggggggggtgctaccCGCACAGCGATCACGctgctgccctggctccacagTGCGCTGCTGAGCACAAGCTGGGGCTGCCAAGGGTGacgcccccctccccggcccagcTACGCAGCACAGAGCCTCCCTTGCCTCTCGCCAGCGCCCcgaccccctgctctgctccgccCTCCAGTACTCGCTCATCAAGGACGTGGTGTCCTCCCTGAAGCGCCACCGCATGCACGAGCAGCAGTTCACGCACCACCCACTGCTGGTGCTCAACAACTTCGGCCTGCAGCAGATGCACGTCAAGCTGATGGCCACCATGTTCCAGAACATGTTCCCCTCCATCAACGTGCACAAGGTGggtgcgcggggggagggggagcaggaagcaTGGGGTTCcctgggggctggcaggggtggggggaagcccccctGTGGCTGGTGCTTGTCTCTGGTGCTCACGGCCATGCGGCTCTGCCCCCAGGTCAACCTCAACGCCATCAAGCGGTGCCTGCTGATCAGCTACAACTCGGACTCACAGCTTCTGGACTTCAGGCACTAGTaagggtctgcgctggggccGGGCGGCGGTCGGGGCCGGGCACCGAGGGAGATGGACTGGGCTGtgtgagaggggaaggggggctccGTCTCGGCTCTGCCTGGCTGGATGCTGGTGATGAGGGTATAGTCTGCTGATGGCTCGGTGATTTCATCCTCCAGTAAAGGCTCTGAGGCATCCAGGGGGAATCGTcgccagacagacagacacacgcaCGCTAGCAGCTTGCTGGCTTTGAGCAGCTCCTTCTTCCCGGCTGTCACCTGAATCCCTGGCGGCTCAGAGCACCAGGCGTAGAACCTGACCCCGACCGGCTCCCTTTGGCACGTCCACACGGGGCTCGGCCCCTTCCCAGGACAAACCCCGTCCCAGCAGCGGGGGAGAGCAGGGTGTGCGGGGGTGGGCTGTGCTTCGTGCTCCGCTGGCCGCACGGCCTGACCGGGAAGTGCCAGCCCAGGAGGAGCTGTGGAGCGCTGGGTTCGAATCACGTCGCAGTTCCCCTGGCGCGGTTTCCCACCGTCCGTTCCCTGCCATTGCTAGGCTCCCCCGGCTGGCAGACCTGCTAAGCTGGTCAGTCCCGTCTGCCCTTCCTGAGCCCCTTCTGGTGCCCGGAGCTGGGTCCCTCTCGGCCCCTCCTGCTCCCAGAGTCCCCCTGCCTGCTGAGCTGGGTGACCTGGTGCATGAGCCCTCccgtctcctctcccccagcagccTGAAGGTGGTGCCTGTGGGGGCGAGCAAAGGCCTCAAGAAGCTGCTGCAGGAGAAATTCCCCAACATGAGCCGGCTGGAGGACATCAGTGAGCTGCTGGCCAAGTGAgcgctggggccgggctggggaggTGGCAGTGCAGGGCCAGGATCTGAGACACTGCAGCGCCTGGCGGCTCAGTCAGCCCTGGCCACCACTCCCACGGGCAGGTCGCCCTGCGTCGCCTGTTGTCTGTGCCCCTGAGCTTGGGAACCAGGAGCTCGGTGCCTGGCGCTTGGGGAGTTGCCCACGGGgcatggagctggggaggggcctcTGAGGCTGCACTTGTACAGTGGAGCAGAGATTGGCTTAGAGCGGGGATGGGGGGctaggagcccggactcctgggttctgtccccagctctgggagggggtgggggctggtgggtcagtgCAGGGCTCTGCCAGGTTGTATCCTGTGACGGGCTGGGTTTTCCCCGTAGGGACATTAACCTGTCGGAGAGCGAGGCTGAGCAGGACGGGACCCACAATATCCTGGAGCTGCCCCAGGCATACGCGGGCCGGGGGAACATGAAGGCCCAGCAGAGCGCTGTGCGTCTCACTGAGGTGTGTGCTgcccccaggggcagggggcggggccaggggtggggggcagggccagttGGCACGGTGTGATGACAACAGAGACCTTGATAGCACCATGATCTTCAAAGTAAACGTTCTGATCCGGCCACGGGGCTGCGTGGGAGGCCGGGTGGGCTCCACGCCCCCTGCCTGCTCcgccggggctcccagctgtgaCCAGGCAGGGGCCTGCCCTTGTCTGATGGATTCTGTCGCCTCCCTCGCAGATCGGGCCCCGAATGACCCTGCAGCTCATCAAGGTGGAGGAAGGGTTGAACCAGGGCAACGTGCTCTACCACAGCTTCAGTAAGTGCCCGGCCGGCGCCCATCGTCCCCCTCCGGGTCTACCAGGCCCCACGTCACTCCCGTTCTCTGCCAGTGAGTGGCGAGTTCGAATCCGTGGGCTCTGtccccactgagcccctccaccttcccccccccccagttctcaaGACGGAGGAGGAGCTCCGGGCGGCCCTGGCCAGGAAGGAGGAGCGGCTGCGGCTGAAGGCAGAGCGGCGCCGCAGGCAGGAGGCTGACGTGCAGCGCAAGAAGGAGCAGCGGGAGGCCCACAGGTGAGCAGGAGGCCCCCCCCATCCGTGTTCTgtctgggggcagcagcagctggccggGTTGGTGGTGGGCTTGAGGGAGAGGAGCCtggtgcatgctgggagttgtagtcccctcGGGGCCTGACGCTggtgctttggggtgcaggaagcagAGCCTGGCCGGGATcaggaggaagcagcagcagggggaggatGGTGACAGTGGAGCTGAGGATCCTGGGATGCCGGAGGACCAGGACCCGGCCAACCAATCAGATGACGACGCGGAATATTACCGGCAGGAAGTGGGCGAGGAGCCCGACGCAGGTGAGTCGTGACCCAGACGAGCTGGGCTGCTGggcctgctcccagcccaggggacgggggggggagcCGGGGTCCCCGAGTCTCCACGCCGGGTGCAGCTGATGATGTGAATCTTCCTGAGCGTGCTCTGTGAGTTCAGTTCAAAGTAAACGCACTGATGCACCTGGCAGAGCCCTGTCCCCTGTCACGCTGGGTctagccccccgcccccggctccagCGCAGCCCCCGGCAGAGCCCCGTCCCCTGTCACGCCGGGtctagccccccacccccggctccagcGCAGCCCCCGGCAGAGCCCCGTCCCCTGTCCCGCTGGGTCTAGCCCCCCGCTCCAGCGCAGCCCCCGGCAGAGCCCCGTCCCCTGTCACGCTGAGTctagccccccgcccccggctccagCGCAGCCCCCGGCAGAGCCCCGTCCCCTGTCACGCTGGGtctagccccccgccccccgcccccggctccagCGCAGCCCCCGGCAGAGCCCCGTCCCCTGTCCCGCTGGGTCTAGCCCCCCGCTCCAGCGCAGCCCCCGGCAGAGCCCCGTCCCCTGTCACGCCGGGtctagccccccacccccggctccagcGCAGCCCCCGGCAGAGCCCCGTCCCCTGTGCCGCTGGGTCTAGCCCCCCGCTCCAGCGCAGCCCCCGGCAGAGCCCCGTCCCCTGTCACGCTGAGTctagccccccgcccccggctccagCGCAGCCCCCGGCAGAGCCCCGTCCCCTGTCACGCTGGGtctagccccccgccccccgcccccggctccagCGCAGCCCCCGGCAGAGCCCCGTCCCCTGTCACGCTGggtctagcccccccccccccccgagctgggtCTAGCCCCCCTGGCTGTGCAGTGCCTTGCAGCTGGTCCAGCTTAGGCTGGGGTAGCTGGAATTGAAGCCTagttttggggatgggggggtcccaTCTTCAGCCAGCTCTGCCTTCTGAGCCCcctggtgctcgggggggggggggggggacggatcCCTTGGGGGGTGGTTCTGGTAACGCACCCTGGGGCCATCTCGCAGCCCCAGTGCCCAGTGGGTGGGTGATGGCCTGGTGCCCCATCTCCCCTGTCCTATGGGGCCCTATTCCCTACCCACGGGGACCTGCCTGTCCTGGATCGTGACTCTATTCTCCCTGGTTCTCCCCCATCTCTAGATCTGTTCCCCAAAAGCACCAAGAGGAAACACGGGCCCCcacgctccccccagcccagcaagaGACTCAGAACCAGCCAGCCTGGGGAGCAGCCTGCCAGCCGCAAGGCGAAGCACAGGAGACCCCCTGGCCAGCCGCAGAGAGGCGGGCGCAGCCCCAGGCAGCAGAGGGAGCTTGGGAACTCTCAGAGGCCTGGCCAGCAGAAGGACCCACGGAGCCTTAAGGGCCGCGGGCAGCAGCGAGGAGCACGGAGTCCAAAGCCGAaaggacccaggcatccggggcaGCAGGGAACCAAGCGAGGTCCTAGGCTCAAAGGGCCGGGGAAGCCGGGGCTGCGGAGGAAGCAGGcagcccgggggcagggggggcgccAGAGGCCCCGGGCCCCCAAGAAGGGGCAGCACTAGCCCCCCCAGGACATCTGCCTTATTCAtagactgggggaaggggggtgggggctggctgtTCAATACACCACTCTGCATTGCCCCctg encodes:
- the P2RY11 gene encoding P2Y purinoceptor 11 codes for the protein MGREGKTKNQKRARAAAQQRAQEQFASVPHSFVFHRRRVGRSLQQLVLDVRRVMEPFTASTLQVRKKNSLKDFVAVAGPLGVTHFLVFTKSPTNVNFKLVRLPGGPTLTFKVTQYSLIKDVVSSLKRHRMHEQQFTHHPLLVLNNFGLQQMHVKLMATMFQNMFPSINVHKVNLNAIKRCLLISYNSDSQLLDFRHYSLKVVPVGASKGLKKLLQEKFPNMSRLEDISELLAKDINLSESEAEQDGTHNILELPQAYAGRGNMKAQQSAVRLTEIGPRMTLQLIKVEEGLNQGNVLYHSFILKTEEELRAALARKEERLRLKAERRRRQEADVQRKKEQREAHRKQSLAGIRRKQQQGEDGDSGAEDPGMPEDQDPANQSDDDAEYYRQEVGEEPDADLFPKSTKRKHGPPRSPQPSKRLRTSQPGEQPASRKAKHRRPPGQPQRGGRSPRQQRELGNSQRPGQQKDPRSLKGRGQQRGARSPKPKGPRHPGQQGTKRGVEQRLQTAASCQQEGTPCYCFPLQPAAGPAAPGSQHSARMTATGPEGPGACNVSFNKFQEHMWPVLTVEFFLAFAGNAFAIYRFVARERTWHTGIVYSFNLAVSDLLYALSLPFLAAYYYPPKHWRYGPALCKLERFLFSCNLYGSIFFLTCISLNRYLGIVHPLLVHGRLEPRHAKLLSGAAWLLVAGLSAPTLHFSELQPRGNCTECMGSATNEQLPRYLPYSLFLAAFGCGLPFLLTLFSYAAILRTVCRNPHITRLEKRKVGRLVSVGVALYAVSYLPYHTLRNLNLNLRQQCLLGKAPNYQHALFVHSAYQLSKILVTLNICAHPLLYAALADSMRGWCRAPRGQDRGQSAENMELKACG